One genomic window of Vulpes vulpes isolate BD-2025 chromosome 11, VulVul3, whole genome shotgun sequence includes the following:
- the LOC112910932 gene encoding olfactory receptor 56A3-like has translation MTAHQNGTISTGASEFLLNCFVRSPTWQLWLSLPLSLLFLVAIGTNGVLLITVWLEASLHQPMYYLLIFLSLLDIVLCLTVIPKVLAIFWFDLSSISFDACFLQMFIMNFFYAMESCIIMVMAYDPYVAFCLPLRYPSIITEQFVAKAASFILARNVISALPIPILSSRLHYCGRNVIENCICANMSVSKLSCDDITINRLYQFAGGWTLLGSDLVLIFISYSLILQTVMGLKAEGAMAKALSTCGSHFILILFFSTVLLVFVLTHVVTKKVSPDVPVLLNVLHHVIPAALNPIVYGVHTQEIKQGIQNY, from the coding sequence atgACAGCACACCAAAATGGCACCATCTCCACTGGGGCTTCAGAGTTTCTCCTGAATTGTTTTGTCAGGTCCCCCACTTGGCAGCTCTGGTTATCCCTGCCCCTCAGCCTCTTGTTCCTCGTGGCCATAGGGACCAATGGTGTTCTCCTGATCACCGTCTGGCTGGAGGCCTCTCTACACCAGCCCATGTACTACCTGctcatcttcctctccctcttggACATTGTGCTCTGCCTCACTGTCATCCCCAAGGTCCTGGCCATCTTTTGGTTTGACCTCAGTTCCATCAGCTTTGATGCCTGCTTCTTACAGATGTTCATCATGAATTTCTTCTATGCCATGGAGTCCTGCATAATCATGGTCATGGCCTATGACCCCTATGTGGCCTTCTGCCTCCCATTGAGGTACCCATCCATCATCACAGAACAATTTGTAGCTAAGGCTGCCAGTTTTATTTTGGCCAGAAATGTTATTTCTGCGTTGCCTATCCCCATTCTATCATCCAGACTCCATTATTGTGGGAGAAATGTCATTGAGAATTGCATCTGTGCCAATATGTCTGTCTCCAAGCTCTCCTGTGATGATATCACCATCAATCGCCTCTACCAGTTTGCTGGAGGCTGGACACTGCTAGGATCTGACCTCGTCCTCATCTTCATCTCTTACAGCCTCATACTTCAAACTGTGATGGGATTAAAGGCGGAGGGTGCTATGGCCAAAGCCCTGAGCACATGTGGTTCTCACTTCATCCTTATCCTCTTCTTCAGCACCGTCCTTCTGGTCTTTGTGCTCACTCATGTGGTGACAAAGAAGGTCTCTCCTGATGTTCCAGTCTTGCTCAATGTCCTCCACCATGTCATCCCTGCAGCCTTGAACCCCATTGTTTATGGAGTGCACACCCAGGAGATCAAACAAGGAATCCAGAATTACTGA